In Candidatus Moanabacter tarae, the genomic stretch TAAGAGGAGCTACCGTCACCAATATACTGAGAAAGATTATCCGAGTCTCGATAGGAGGGATGTTAGCAGCTTTAACCTCATCAAATCGACTTTGGACATCTTCGACAGTATTGACGCCATCCTGACTATAACGTATCATCGCCCCTATATTGCCACTGCTCTCCGATGGAGACTCGATCCAATGCATCCACTTAGATTCTTCGATGTCATTGTAATCGGCCCTTCGAAAAAAGAAAAGCAGCTGAAGTGCGTAGAAATAGATCATCAGGGCAAGAAGGAACAAGGGCACCATGAGCAACCCTCCAGCACTCCATACCTCCCAAATGTCGTCCCACAAGGTTGCAATCAGAATCACTTTTCTGCCTCCGTATCGGTTTCCAGCCCGTTCTTAAAAGCAACCGCCGTTTGTTCCATGCTCGCTA encodes the following:
- the tolQ gene encoding Protein TolQ, producing MILIATLWDDIWEVWSAGGLLMVPLFLLALMIYFYALQLLFFFRRADYNDIEESKWMHWIESPSESSGNIGAMIRYSQDGVNTVEDVQSRFDEVKAANIPPIETRIIFLSILVTVAPLMGLLGTVMGMLTTFKGLAMSSGQIIDVVAQGISEALITTQTGLIIAIPGYILVYMLNRRRQEMAAFIGRLESNSLQYFTIKLANS